TAGCTGACAATCCAGACGGCGAGCGAGGCGAGGATTGCCACCCAGACGGGTGCCTGATTGCGGTTTTCCCCGCCCCCGCCCAACAACCAGCCCCAGCGAACGACCATGAACGCGATGGTCGAGAGAAGTGAAGCGACGGTCATCACCATCATGTCGCGGTTTTTGATGTGGGCGAGTTCGTGGGCGATGACGCCTTCCAACTCCTCCTGATTGAGCGTCTGCATCAGTCCAGTCGTCACGCAGACGGCGGCCTTTTTCTGCGAACGCCCCGTCGCAAATGCGTTCGGAACTCGCTGGTCGCTGACCGCGACCTTCGGTTTCGGTAGGTCTGCCTGCTGGGACAGTCGGCTAACCATAGCGTGAAGCTCTGGATATTCGCTTTCATCGACCTCTTTCGCGCCCATGCTCCACAGCGTGAGTTTATCGCTGAAGAAGTAGCTTCCGAGGGAGAAGCTCATCATGAATCCCAAGAACATTAGTTGTTTGCCACCGAAGTAGGCGACTAACACTCCTGCGAACACAATGTACAGCGCGAACAGGAGGAACATCGTCAGACCCATTCTGGCCCGGAGGCCCCAGTCTGCCTTCCATTTCATACGTGGTGTCTAGGGATTCCGACCGTTTAAGCATTTGTCAGGCGCGTCGAACGCTAGCACGCGGAAGAAACGGCAAGGTACGCAGACAAAATCGCGTTGGGAGGGCCGGAACGCTTACCCACGGACGGACAGTAGAGACTGTATGTTCTCGTGTGAACCGACGAGGGTATGTCGATGACCGGTACGGTACTTTTGACCGGAAGTCTCGACCATACCGGACGGTGGCTTGCCGTCCATCTCGCCGAACGAGGGTGGGACGTTACCTGCGTCGGTCTTTCACGAACGGAATGGAATCTCGAAGGCTACCGCAATCTTTCGTTTCGGAGTGCGGATTTGACCGAACAGGTCAAAGCGTCGGAAGTCGTTTCGACCGAAAATCCGGACGCCGTGGTTCACTGGACGGCGCGCCCGTCGCCGGAGCGCCACGCCGGAATGCGCGTCTTCGAAAACAACGTCATCAGCGTGTACAACGTGTTGACCGCCGCCGGACGTGCGGGCGCTCGCGTCGCGTGGGCGTCGAGTGAAAGCGCCTTCGGATTCCCGCTCGCGGGCGAACCGTCGCTTCCGGAGTATCTCCCGCTGGACGAAGAGCATCCGCTCCGTCCGGAAGACCCCTACGGCACGTCGAAAGTCGTGGGTGAGGAAATCGGGGCGATGGTCGCTCGACGCCACGGCGTTCCTGTGGCGTCGATTCGCGCCTCGTGGATACAGTTCCCCGGCGAGTACGACTGTCTGGATGCGCGAAGCGACATCGCAACTGGTGCGGGAAACTTCTGGTCATACGTCGATATTCGAGACGTTGCAACCGCCACCGAGGACGCCATCACGGCCGATTTCCGTGGACATCAACCGTTTCTCATCAGCGCCGAGGACAACTACCTCGACAGGCCCATCGAAGATGTTCTCTCCGAGTTCTTCGGCGAAGTGCCCGGAAGTTGCCAGATTACAGGTAGTGATTCGGCGCTCTCAACCGAGAAAGCGCGGTCGATGTTGGGCTGGGAACCAGTTTACTCGTGGCGCGATTCTGAGGACGAGGACGTGTCGATATTCGCGTGATGGGTTACTAACCGCGCGAAAGGCCGATTTCGCACGAGGATACGGTTCTACAGGCTTAAAAGTGAGAACGACATAGAACCGTCAATGACCGAGTCCCGCGAATTTTGCCCGAACTGCGGCAACACCATCGAAGTGGACATCACGGAACGGGACTATCCCGCCTCTGCATCGACCCAAGACAGAAAACTCTGCGATGAGTGTTACTTCGACCGATTCGACCTCGTCTCCGCGCCGG
The window above is part of the Haladaptatus cibarius D43 genome. Proteins encoded here:
- the htpX gene encoding zinc metalloprotease HtpX: MKWKADWGLRARMGLTMFLLFALYIVFAGVLVAYFGGKQLMFLGFMMSFSLGSYFFSDKLTLWSMGAKEVDESEYPELHAMVSRLSQQADLPKPKVAVSDQRVPNAFATGRSQKKAAVCVTTGLMQTLNQEELEGVIAHELAHIKNRDMMVMTVASLLSTIAFMVVRWGWLLGGGGENRNQAPVWVAILASLAVWIVSYILIRALSRYREYAADRGGASITGKPSALASALMTIDGRMDNVPKEDLREEAEMNAFFIIPIRSGFIGKLFSTHPSTERRVEKLRELEREMY
- a CDS encoding NAD-dependent epimerase/dehydratase family protein — protein: MTGTVLLTGSLDHTGRWLAVHLAERGWDVTCVGLSRTEWNLEGYRNLSFRSADLTEQVKASEVVSTENPDAVVHWTARPSPERHAGMRVFENNVISVYNVLTAAGRAGARVAWASSESAFGFPLAGEPSLPEYLPLDEEHPLRPEDPYGTSKVVGEEIGAMVARRHGVPVASIRASWIQFPGEYDCLDARSDIATGAGNFWSYVDIRDVATATEDAITADFRGHQPFLISAEDNYLDRPIEDVLSEFFGEVPGSCQITGSDSALSTEKARSMLGWEPVYSWRDSEDEDVSIFA